One Lycium barbarum isolate Lr01 chromosome 5, ASM1917538v2, whole genome shotgun sequence genomic window carries:
- the LOC132641346 gene encoding uncharacterized protein LOC132641346: MITLSPKQILISLKVVNIRLYAWGKKCFEEILKTTRDKQCAFLTMYKLGGFPLALQTWFFECCSTVDKKLVVRVGNNVPCILNWKVTDSPTYTFLADDVPMPSIDKMKYCNISPTTEEKINLKIAAFFEDINADHVSSRGLPVFQNKDSNISPPPHPQNMEQPKQPHLQNKKQQPVLRRDPSGSSDGLTVEVAQLKSDISELTGKVEALNTYIVSSFGIIFKHLKIKQLSDQGNADEDGTSDQGNDGFDSFPPLPSLTSA; this comes from the exons ATGATCACTCTATCTCCAAAGCAGATTTTGATATCGTTGAAAGTGGTGAATATCAGACTTTATGCTTGGGGGAAAAAATGCTTTGAAGAGATTCTCAAAACAACAAGGGATAAACAGTGTGCGTTTTTGACAATGTACAAGCTTGGAGGGTTCCCGCTTGCACTACAGACTTGGTTTTTCGAATGTTGCTCTACAGTCGATAAAAAACTCGTTGTTCGTGTTGGCAATAATGTGCCGTGTATTCTTAACTGGAAAGTGACTGATTCTCCGACGTATACGTTCTTGGCTGATGATGTGCCCATGCCTAGTATCGACAAA ATGAAGTACTGCAACATTTCTCCTACCACTGAGGAAAAAATAAACTTAAaaattgctgcattctttgaagATATCAATGCCGACCATGTTTCTTCACGGGGTTTGCCCGTTTTTCAGAATAAAGATTCTAACATTTCACCCCCACCACATCCTCAGAATATGGAGCAGCCTAAACAACCTCATCTTCAGAATAAGAAGCAACAACCCGTATTGAGACGCGACCCTTCCGGGAGCAGTGATGGGTTGACGGTTGAAGTTGCTCAGTTGAAGAGTGACATTTCAGAG CTTACTGGTAAAGTTGAGGCGCTCAACACTTACATCGTATCTTCCTTTGGAATCATATTCAAGCATCTGAAAATTAAGCAACTGAGTGATCAAGGCAATGCTGATGAGGACGGTACATCTGATCAAGGCAATGATGGGTTTGACTCCTTCCCCCCTCTCCCCTCCCTAACAAGCGCATGA